The Litchfieldia alkalitelluris genome has a window encoding:
- a CDS encoding sodium:solute symporter family protein — protein MDTQFLVSLSIILATFALYVGIAVYNKAKATSDFYVASRGVPPIFNGMAIGADWMSAASFIGMAGTIMLLGYDGLAYIMGWTGGYLLLTFLLAPQLRKYGRYTVPEFIGDRYNSHTARIIAAICTIIISFTYSIGQLSGSGVVIGRLFEIDAKLGTMIGVVLIAFYAAFGGMKGITWTQVAQYIILIIAYLIPVIFMSLQITNNPAPWLSYGKIVGEMGELDRQLGISEYFAPFTNGTKWQFMALMFTLMAGTAGLPHVIVRFYTVSTMKAARWSGAWALLFIGLLYLSAPAYAAFSRFILMKNVVGQKISELPAWTTTWVNTGKLAVADANGDGILQWQELTIANDIVVMATPEIANLGVFVIGLVAAGAMAAALSTAGGLMIAISSSFAHDIYYRVMKPNATEEKRLSVARWSIAVATLLAGLIALNPPGAITQIVAWAFALASGTFFPALLLGVWWKRSNAKGVTAGMLVGLAVTLTYIFAAKYGGFTIAGIIDTGAGVFGAVAAILTNVIVSLSTAAPSQELQDEVLDLRYPEQMTYKDGQVWLKDENL, from the coding sequence GTGGATACACAATTTTTGGTCTCATTATCTATTATTCTAGCTACATTTGCATTATATGTTGGAATTGCCGTTTATAATAAAGCAAAAGCGACTTCAGACTTTTATGTAGCAAGTCGTGGAGTACCTCCAATTTTTAACGGAATGGCTATTGGAGCCGACTGGATGAGTGCTGCCTCCTTCATTGGTATGGCAGGAACAATTATGCTTCTAGGATATGATGGTCTTGCATATATTATGGGGTGGACAGGTGGTTATTTACTATTAACCTTCCTATTGGCACCACAGCTAAGAAAATATGGTCGTTATACAGTACCAGAATTCATTGGGGATCGCTATAACAGTCACACGGCTCGAATTATAGCGGCAATCTGTACGATCATTATCTCTTTTACATACTCGATTGGCCAGCTATCTGGTTCAGGGGTAGTAATTGGGCGTTTGTTTGAAATTGATGCGAAGCTTGGAACAATGATTGGGGTAGTCCTGATTGCTTTCTATGCGGCCTTTGGTGGGATGAAAGGAATTACCTGGACACAGGTAGCTCAATATATTATCTTAATCATTGCTTATTTAATTCCTGTTATCTTCATGTCACTACAGATTACGAATAATCCAGCTCCATGGTTATCGTATGGAAAAATTGTTGGTGAAATGGGTGAGCTCGATCGACAGCTCGGTATTTCAGAATACTTTGCCCCGTTCACCAATGGAACGAAGTGGCAGTTTATGGCGTTAATGTTTACACTTATGGCTGGTACGGCTGGACTTCCACACGTAATTGTACGTTTTTATACGGTTTCAACAATGAAAGCAGCTCGTTGGTCTGGGGCATGGGCATTACTATTCATCGGGTTATTATATCTATCCGCACCAGCGTATGCAGCATTTTCACGCTTCATCTTAATGAAAAATGTCGTTGGCCAGAAAATTTCTGAGCTTCCTGCATGGACAACAACGTGGGTTAATACAGGAAAACTAGCAGTTGCTGATGCAAACGGTGATGGAATCCTTCAGTGGCAGGAGTTAACGATTGCAAATGATATCGTGGTAATGGCGACACCTGAAATCGCAAACCTTGGGGTATTTGTTATCGGTTTAGTAGCTGCCGGTGCAATGGCCGCAGCATTATCGACTGCAGGTGGACTAATGATCGCAATTTCTTCCTCTTTTGCACATGATATTTACTATCGCGTGATGAAGCCAAACGCTACAGAAGAGAAGCGTTTAAGTGTGGCTCGTTGGTCGATTGCGGTCGCAACGTTATTAGCTGGGCTTATTGCATTAAATCCTCCTGGAGCGATTACACAAATTGTCGCATGGGCATTCGCATTAGCATCTGGAACCTTCTTCCCGGCATTATTACTAGGAGTTTGGTGGAAGCGTTCTAATGCGAAGGGTGTAACAGCAGGGATGTTAGTCGGTCTTGCTGTCACATTAACATATATCTTTGCGGCTAAATATGGTGGCTTCACGATTGCGGGTATCATAGATACTGGAGCGGGTGTATTTGGAGCAGTTGCAGCCATTTTAACAAATGTGATTGTTTCATTATCAACCGCCGCACCATCACAAGAGCTGCAGGATGAAGTACTAGATCTTCGTTATCCTGAACAAATGACCTATAAAGATGGTCAGGTGTGGTTAAAAGACGAAAATCTATAG
- a CDS encoding DUF294 nucleotidyltransferase-like domain-containing protein → MLHSEHLYAQVKYHPFFNGIEKDDALQLLQQCTVKKYKQKEMIFYANKQREGLLLLLSGIAEVYVEAANGLHEVLEVIQAGELIGFSSLADFLGAPEKETKHMVEVRATRASEALLIPFEVISKRWDDQNVHDYLLTQVSHRLRDVYISLAEQVGSSRKLGENNTIVVRVQDMMSTPVVSVTPNTTIQEVAKIMMNKRTSSVIVIANEHVEGIITERDLVNRVLASNSYNTQSLTAKDIMTKNPITISRFSYFYDALSLLILNGMKHLPVMEGTKVVGVVTLSDLLRKKNENMMKTIQKIETADERTLPLIKLALYDVLATLIEGNVPTLHLLEVMKKLNDRVVNRCVELAISTIKENHKKIPPCQFCLYQMGSSGRGEQFLLTDQDHFLVFENSQEDQYFRVFSEELVRLLEKAGFSRCKGNMMSNYVSWRGDLTTWNDRLRGWTIQSTNENLLLAHNFFAHRMVYGDFNLHKQFEEAISGQLKRGKILFYRMKEVERQHQIPTLDQPIRSLFRLNRKQLDLKKEVLFPYHHSLQILSLEHGVSSGTSIEKIDRLIELNVVSQAFGNDLKIAVTEILRIYISHRWNQYQKGETLTSEVLFTFLTTREKEELMLSLKTLRELQQMVIVHV, encoded by the coding sequence ATGTTACACAGTGAACATTTGTATGCTCAAGTGAAGTATCATCCTTTTTTTAACGGAATCGAAAAGGATGATGCACTTCAGTTGTTGCAGCAGTGCACAGTAAAAAAATATAAACAAAAAGAAATGATTTTTTATGCAAACAAGCAGCGGGAGGGGTTACTTCTGCTGCTTTCTGGCATTGCGGAGGTATATGTAGAAGCGGCAAATGGTCTACATGAAGTTCTTGAAGTCATTCAAGCGGGTGAACTAATCGGGTTTTCAAGTTTAGCAGATTTCTTAGGAGCGCCTGAAAAAGAAACAAAACATATGGTTGAAGTTCGTGCAACACGAGCATCAGAGGCATTACTTATTCCATTTGAGGTCATCTCTAAACGATGGGATGATCAAAATGTCCATGATTATTTATTAACACAAGTTTCTCATCGGCTAAGAGATGTGTATATTTCACTTGCTGAACAGGTTGGAAGCTCAAGAAAGCTTGGTGAAAATAACACGATTGTGGTTCGGGTTCAAGACATGATGTCCACACCAGTGGTTTCTGTCACACCTAATACAACCATTCAAGAAGTCGCTAAAATAATGATGAATAAGAGGACAAGCTCGGTTATTGTAATTGCAAATGAACATGTTGAAGGAATTATTACTGAACGAGATTTAGTGAATCGAGTGTTAGCGAGTAACTCATATAACACTCAATCTTTGACAGCAAAGGATATAATGACTAAAAACCCTATAACAATTTCAAGATTTTCGTACTTTTATGATGCATTATCATTACTAATTTTGAATGGAATGAAGCACCTTCCAGTCATGGAGGGTACAAAAGTGGTAGGAGTGGTGACCCTTTCAGACCTTTTACGTAAAAAGAATGAAAATATGATGAAAACAATTCAAAAAATTGAAACAGCGGATGAAAGAACACTCCCGTTAATAAAGTTAGCACTTTATGACGTACTTGCTACATTAATTGAAGGAAATGTACCAACCCTTCATTTACTAGAAGTGATGAAAAAGCTCAATGATCGTGTCGTAAATCGTTGTGTCGAATTAGCAATCTCAACGATTAAAGAAAATCACAAGAAAATCCCTCCATGCCAATTTTGTTTATACCAAATGGGAAGTAGTGGGAGAGGCGAACAGTTTTTGTTAACAGATCAAGACCATTTCCTCGTGTTTGAAAATAGTCAAGAAGATCAATATTTTCGTGTTTTTTCTGAAGAATTAGTAAGACTTCTTGAAAAAGCTGGGTTCTCGCGCTGCAAGGGAAATATGATGTCTAATTATGTTAGTTGGCGGGGAGACCTTACAACATGGAATGATAGACTTCGTGGATGGACCATACAATCTACCAATGAAAACCTCCTACTCGCACATAACTTTTTTGCCCACCGGATGGTATATGGAGATTTTAATCTTCATAAACAATTTGAAGAAGCGATATCTGGACAATTAAAACGGGGCAAAATCCTATTCTATCGTATGAAGGAAGTTGAAAGACAGCACCAAATACCAACATTAGATCAACCAATACGCTCTCTCTTTAGATTAAATAGAAAACAACTAGATTTGAAGAAGGAGGTTCTATTTCCTTATCACCATAGTCTACAGATACTTTCACTAGAACATGGAGTATCATCAGGAACATCAATAGAAAAGATAGATAGATTAATAGAGTTAAATGTAGTATCACAAGCGTTTGGGAATGATTTGAAAATTGCCGTTACAGAAATTCTAAGAATCTATATTAGCCACAGATGGAACCAATACCAAAAGGGAGAGACACTAACTTCAGAGGTTTTATTTACCTTTTTAACAACAAGAGAAAAGGAAGAGTTAATGCTAAGCTTAAAGACTCTTAGAGAGCTACAACAAATGGTGATCGTCCATGTATAG
- a CDS encoding 3'-5' exonuclease, giving the protein MFFMRKTIPFELNKDVPLNTPIEDISFVVFDTETTGFDIATNDRLIEIASVSVEGMTVHEDSTFQTYVNPKRQISREITELTKISGNTVENAPDSLQAIQSFFQHVQKQDCVCFVGHYVAFDLLVLKHELKRYKLTFKKQQTIDTLDLIGFLAPSYDMRDLHKYASAFSSRIYERHTALGDTLTTAYLFVELLFHFKNRGYHTWGDLLRATDSQNRSIFT; this is encoded by the coding sequence ATTTTTTTTATGCGTAAAACAATTCCGTTTGAATTAAATAAAGATGTACCACTAAACACTCCGATTGAGGATATTTCATTTGTTGTGTTTGATACAGAAACTACAGGATTTGATATCGCAACAAATGATAGGTTGATTGAAATAGCGTCTGTTTCAGTTGAAGGAATGACGGTTCATGAGGATTCAACATTCCAAACATACGTTAATCCGAAACGACAAATTTCTCGGGAAATAACGGAACTAACGAAAATTTCTGGTAATACAGTCGAAAATGCACCTGACTCCCTTCAAGCAATTCAATCCTTTTTTCAACATGTTCAAAAACAAGATTGTGTTTGCTTTGTGGGTCATTATGTAGCATTTGATTTGCTGGTGTTAAAGCATGAGCTAAAACGATATAAGCTTACGTTTAAAAAACAACAAACGATTGACACACTAGATTTAATTGGCTTTCTTGCACCTTCCTATGACATGCGGGATTTGCATAAGTATGCGAGTGCCTTTAGCTCAAGGATTTATGAGAGGCATACAGCGCTAGGTGATACACTAACAACGGCATATTTGTTTGTTGAGCTTTTGTTTCATTTCAAAAATCGAGGATACCATACATGGGGTGATTTATTACGGGCTACTGATAGTCAAAATCGCTCGATCTTCACTTAA
- the spoIIID gene encoding sporulation transcriptional regulator SpoIIID, translating to MHDYIKERTIKIGKYIVETKKTVRVIAKEFGVSKSTVHKDLTERLPEINPELANEVKEILDYHKSIRHLRGGEATKLKYKREDLEEEVVKQ from the coding sequence GTGCACGATTACATCAAAGAGCGTACTATCAAGATTGGAAAGTATATCGTGGAGACAAAGAAAACAGTTCGCGTGATTGCGAAGGAGTTTGGTGTTTCCAAAAGTACTGTCCACAAAGATTTAACTGAGAGACTTCCAGAAATTAATCCCGAACTTGCAAATGAAGTAAAAGAAATTCTCGATTATCATAAATCGATCCGCCATCTGCGTGGGGGTGAAGCAACAAAATTAAAGTATAAACGAGAAGATTTAGAAGAAGAAGTTGTAAAGCAATAA
- the mreB gene encoding rod shape-determining protein, whose amino-acid sequence MLARDIGIDLGTANVLIHVKGKGIVLNEPSVVAIDRNNGRVLAVGEEARRMVGRTPGNIVAIRPLKDGVIADFDVTEAMLKHFINKLNVKGFLSKPRILICCPTNITSVEQKAIREAAEKSGGKKIFLEEEPKVAAIGAGMDIFQPSGNMVVDIGGGTTDVAVLSMGDIVTASSIKMAGDKFDAEILSYIKREYKLLIGERTAEDIKIKVATVFPGARQEEIDIRGRDMVTGLPRTITVRSDEIERALRESVAVIVQASKSVLERTPPELSADIIDRGVILTGGGALLHGIDQLLADELRVPVLIAEHPMECVAIGTGIMLENLDRIPTRKLV is encoded by the coding sequence ATGTTAGCTAGGGATATTGGAATTGATCTAGGGACCGCGAACGTACTGATCCATGTAAAGGGAAAAGGAATTGTGTTAAACGAGCCTTCAGTAGTAGCAATTGATCGAAATAACGGAAGAGTACTTGCGGTTGGTGAAGAAGCGAGGCGCATGGTTGGGCGTACACCTGGGAATATTGTTGCGATTCGACCATTAAAGGATGGCGTCATTGCGGATTTTGATGTGACAGAAGCGATGTTGAAACATTTCATTAATAAGCTGAATGTAAAAGGATTTCTATCGAAACCACGCATCTTGATTTGTTGCCCGACCAATATAACATCAGTTGAGCAAAAGGCAATTCGGGAAGCTGCTGAAAAAAGTGGTGGGAAAAAGATCTTTTTAGAGGAAGAACCAAAAGTAGCTGCAATTGGAGCAGGGATGGATATCTTTCAGCCAAGTGGAAATATGGTAGTAGATATTGGCGGTGGAACAACTGATGTTGCCGTGTTATCAATGGGCGATATTGTCACCGCCTCTTCCATTAAAATGGCAGGGGACAAGTTCGATGCTGAAATCCTAAGCTATATTAAGCGTGAATATAAGCTACTAATTGGTGAGAGAACGGCTGAGGACATCAAAATCAAAGTAGCGACGGTATTCCCAGGTGCGCGTCAAGAGGAAATTGATATCCGCGGACGAGATATGGTAACTGGATTGCCACGCACAATCACTGTAAGATCTGATGAAATCGAACGAGCATTACGTGAATCTGTGGCTGTTATTGTACAAGCTTCAAAAAGTGTTTTAGAACGTACACCACCAGAGCTTTCAGCTGATATCATTGACCGTGGAGTAATCCTCACTGGTGGAGGAGCACTATTACACGGGATTGATCAACTATTAGCAGATGAGTTGAGAGTACCAGTGCTTATTGCAGAACATCCAATGGAATGTGTAGCAATTGGTACAGGGATTATGCTCGAAAATCTTGATCGAATCCCAACACGTAAACTAGTGTAA
- a CDS encoding flagellar hook-basal body protein, giving the protein MLRGFYTAASGMLAQQRRTDMLTNNIANANTPGFKSDQASLRAFPELLLQRVESTNALPSKKLATTTTIGSLNTGVYMQETVPLFVQGDIRETNQKTDLALINGELPDGGSLFFTVANENGDLRYTRNGNFTLDGTGHLTTNEGYYVLNANGDRIQLQNDQFSVAPNGIISENGIEVDTVGISFAENANDLVKEGNGLFAAQPDAVMQGANNNQNLTFTLRQGYIERSNVDVTTAMTEMMTAYRSFEANQKILQAYDRSMEKAVNEIGRLR; this is encoded by the coding sequence TTGCTCAGAGGTTTTTATACAGCTGCATCAGGTATGCTTGCTCAACAGCGTCGAACAGATATGTTAACGAATAATATCGCAAATGCTAACACACCAGGATTTAAGTCCGATCAAGCATCACTTCGAGCATTTCCAGAGCTTCTATTACAGCGAGTGGAATCAACGAATGCATTACCATCTAAAAAACTAGCAACAACTACAACAATCGGTAGTTTGAATACGGGAGTTTATATGCAGGAAACAGTTCCTCTCTTCGTGCAGGGGGACATTCGCGAAACGAATCAAAAAACCGATTTAGCATTAATAAATGGTGAATTGCCTGACGGTGGCTCTCTCTTTTTTACCGTTGCAAATGAAAACGGAGATCTCCGTTATACAAGGAACGGAAATTTTACACTTGATGGGACAGGCCACTTGACCACAAATGAAGGCTACTATGTGCTTAATGCTAACGGTGATCGGATTCAACTACAAAACGATCAATTTAGCGTGGCTCCTAATGGCATAATTAGCGAAAATGGAATAGAAGTTGATACAGTAGGTATTTCCTTTGCGGAAAATGCAAATGACCTTGTTAAAGAGGGCAATGGATTATTTGCAGCACAACCCGATGCAGTGATGCAGGGTGCAAATAACAATCAAAATCTTACATTTACACTTAGACAGGGCTATATTGAGAGATCGAACGTAGATGTAACAACCGCTATGACGGAAATGATGACGGCTTACCGCTCATTTGAAGCTAACCAAAAAATTCTCCAAGCCTATGATAGAAGCATGGAGAAAGCTGTAAATGAGATTGGGCGTTTACGATAA
- a CDS encoding flagellar hook-basal body protein, translating into MNRSFLTATNTMTQLQKQMDTIGHNLANVNTHGYKKRDIQFSELLYQQFENPTSDQNAIGRLTPNGIRQGVGAKIGQTMLNLSTGAVQVTDRPLDLALTKQGQFLEVLVEENGIQVPHVTRNGALYLSPLNDGTNQVALVTAEGYPVLDTDGEPIVFLDQFKDMTISTDGQLTVNRQDGQSQQFDLSVLQVDKPQLLNPIGNNVYGLPNLEELGLAEEELFTQLVGDNRANIAITQGALEQSNVDVATEMSDLMIAQRSYQFNAKSISLADQMLGLVNGIR; encoded by the coding sequence GTGAATCGATCATTTTTAACAGCAACAAATACAATGACCCAGCTTCAAAAACAAATGGATACGATTGGTCATAATCTTGCGAATGTTAATACCCATGGATATAAAAAGCGAGATATCCAATTTAGTGAGCTTCTATATCAACAATTTGAAAACCCCACTTCAGATCAAAATGCCATTGGTAGATTAACACCAAATGGAATTAGACAGGGTGTAGGTGCAAAAATTGGACAAACTATGCTTAACTTATCAACGGGTGCCGTTCAAGTAACCGATCGTCCACTTGACCTTGCATTAACAAAGCAGGGACAATTTTTAGAAGTGCTGGTTGAAGAAAATGGTATACAGGTTCCACATGTCACTCGCAATGGAGCCCTTTATCTTTCGCCATTAAACGATGGTACAAACCAAGTGGCGCTAGTCACTGCTGAAGGATATCCGGTGTTGGATACGGACGGTGAACCAATCGTGTTTTTAGACCAATTTAAAGACATGACTATTTCAACTGATGGTCAATTAACGGTGAATAGACAGGATGGACAGTCACAACAATTTGACCTATCTGTTCTACAGGTAGATAAGCCACAGCTTTTAAATCCAATAGGAAATAACGTATATGGGCTGCCAAACCTTGAAGAATTAGGACTTGCTGAAGAAGAATTATTCACACAGCTTGTTGGAGATAACCGTGCGAACATAGCGATCACTCAAGGTGCACTTGAGCAATCGAATGTAGATGTGGCGACTGAAATGTCTGACCTCATGATCGCGCAGCGTTCGTATCAGTTTAATGCGAAATCCATATCTCTTGCAGATCAAATGTTGGGGTTAGTCAATGGAATACGTTAA
- a CDS encoding DNA-directed RNA polymerase subunit beta — translation MEYVKGQVNSQVTTDNNRPQEATHEKVRKQRYEEETTKQKSKQKRLVRIRIIPIWLRLFIIAALIAISAIAGVVIGYGVIGSGEPEDALKKSTWQHIIDLVEKQK, via the coding sequence ATGGAATACGTTAAAGGACAGGTGAATTCTCAAGTGACCACAGATAATAACAGACCACAAGAAGCAACACATGAAAAAGTGCGTAAACAACGTTATGAGGAAGAAACTACAAAACAAAAGTCTAAACAAAAAAGACTCGTTCGTATCCGTATTATTCCTATTTGGTTACGTCTTTTTATCATTGCAGCTTTAATTGCAATAAGTGCAATTGCTGGTGTCGTTATAGGTTATGGGGTTATTGGGAGTGGAGAGCCGGAAGACGCATTAAAGAAATCGACTTGGCAGCATATTATTGATCTGGTTGAAAAGCAGAAATAA
- the fabZ gene encoding 3-hydroxyacyl-ACP dehydratase FabZ, translating to MLDINEIKEIIPHRYPFLLVDRILEIEEGKRAVGIKNVTANEEFFNGHFPEFPVMPGVLIVEALAQVGAVAMLIKDENRGRLAFFAGIDNCRFKRQVVPGDQLRLEVEMTRVRGSMGKGKAVATVDGELVCEMELMFALGDKKE from the coding sequence ATGTTAGATATTAACGAAATAAAAGAAATCATTCCACATCGATATCCATTTTTATTAGTGGACCGAATCCTTGAGATTGAAGAAGGTAAACGCGCTGTAGGAATTAAAAATGTAACAGCAAATGAAGAATTCTTTAATGGCCATTTTCCAGAATTCCCGGTTATGCCAGGTGTGTTAATTGTTGAAGCACTTGCGCAGGTAGGCGCTGTAGCAATGCTCATTAAAGATGAAAATCGTGGCCGCCTTGCATTTTTTGCTGGTATTGATAATTGCCGCTTCAAAAGACAAGTCGTTCCTGGAGATCAGCTTCGCCTTGAAGTTGAAATGACAAGAGTTCGTGGTTCAATGGGTAAAGGTAAAGCTGTGGCAACAGTTGACGGAGAGCTTGTATGTGAAATGGAATTAATGTTTGCTTTAGGGGATAAAAAGGAATAG
- a CDS encoding YwpF family protein: MKTFKLVSLSFLPDVPSEEKIIDVDLIDGLIINREDSGKRWIIEAFLNKSDRALFEQFKNEQKALHLQVTISDKSNDPAFVQATVMSIKEFSDHISILFDGKLERAPFVKSEQILAQLLQQGLQGEELLKTFNQIVHEERKKILSNVK, translated from the coding sequence TTGAAGACATTCAAGCTAGTGTCTCTCAGTTTTTTACCAGATGTGCCTTCAGAAGAAAAGATCATTGATGTAGATTTAATTGATGGATTAATTATTAACAGAGAAGATAGTGGGAAGCGTTGGATCATTGAGGCCTTTTTAAACAAAAGTGACCGTGCGCTTTTTGAGCAATTTAAAAATGAACAAAAAGCATTACATCTTCAAGTGACTATTAGTGATAAATCAAATGATCCTGCATTCGTCCAAGCAACAGTGATGTCAATTAAAGAATTTTCGGATCATATTAGCATCTTATTTGATGGAAAATTAGAACGAGCTCCTTTTGTAAAATCCGAACAAATTTTAGCCCAGCTCTTGCAACAGGGATTGCAGGGTGAAGAGCTCCTAAAGACCTTCAACCAGATTGTTCATGAAGAACGGAAGAAGATTTTATCGAATGTGAAGTAA
- the ssb gene encoding single-stranded DNA-binding protein codes for MINQVILVGRLTRDPEIRYTADGQAVANVTLAVNRNYKSQAGEIEADFVNCTLWRKTAENTANYCKKGSIIGVSGRIQTRSYENDGRRVYITEVLAESVKFMGGKPRELVEQ; via the coding sequence GTGATCAATCAGGTGATTTTAGTAGGTAGGCTTACAAGAGATCCGGAAATTCGTTATACAGCCGATGGGCAGGCTGTAGCAAATGTAACTTTGGCAGTTAATAGAAACTATAAAAGTCAAGCTGGAGAGATAGAAGCTGATTTTGTAAATTGTACCCTTTGGAGAAAGACCGCTGAAAATACAGCGAATTATTGTAAAAAGGGATCAATTATAGGAGTTAGTGGCCGAATTCAGACACGAAGCTATGAAAATGATGGGCGAAGAGTGTATATAACTGAAGTGTTGGCTGAATCTGTGAAGTTCATGGGTGGAAAACCAAGAGAATTAGTGGAGCAATAA